The following are encoded together in the Daucus carota subsp. sativus chromosome 5, DH1 v3.0, whole genome shotgun sequence genome:
- the LOC135152865 gene encoding uncharacterized protein LOC135152865 — MAPWNKPPAGFWKINVSGHSDEGIRSSAIGCLMRSRSGHFSCGYYGIVEYSEPIYTDLLAIYYGFKMADEENARYIEVESDSASAVYLVNNPNQNSEYSDILLNIRRLKDLAHQSCVLRYVERSSNLMAIRMSAYSYEKRVPITRLRCCPSDIFPELAADWTKTIFDALDFICGGEILFEKADTPFPKPKQYPPPDSPPAEEGEDSD; from the exons ATGGCCCCGTGGAATAAACCGCCCGCTGGTTTTTGGAAGATCAATGTAAGTGGTCATAGTGATGAAGGTATTCGCTCATCTGCAATTGGATGTCTCATGAGGTCAAGGTCGGGTCATTTTTCCTGTGGATATTACGGGATAGTAGAATATTCAGAGCCTATTTATACAGATCTGTTGGCAATATACTATGGATTTAAGATGGCCGACGAGGAAAATGCAAGATACATTGAGGTCGAGTCAGATTCAGCATCAGCTGTTtatcttgtgaataaccctaaCCAAAACTccgaatattcagatatcttattAAACATTCGTAGGTTAAAAGATTTGGCACACCAATCTTGTGTACTTCGGTATGTGGAGAGATCATCGAACCTAATGGCTATCAGAATGTCAGCGTATTCTTACGAGAAAAGAGTCCCTATTACTCGTCTAAGGTGTTGCCCATCGGATATTTTTCCAGAACTTGCAGCAGATTG gacaaagacaatatttgatgctcttgattttatttgtggtggcgagattttgtttgagaaagcGGATACCCCATTTCCtaaacctaagcaatatcctccaccggattcacctccggcagaggagggggaggactccgattag